From Triticum aestivum cultivar Chinese Spring chromosome 7B, IWGSC CS RefSeq v2.1, whole genome shotgun sequence:
CCTCATCGACAGTCCCTTTCCAACCATCATTCGCTTCACGATCTTTAACTGCGTCTGTAGATTTGTTAAGTAAATGTGATCCATTCCCATGGACCTTTCCCCTGTCTAGTGACCTAGTTCCACCATCAAATGACTTTGAAGTTCCTTTAGCGTGTTTTAGTATCAAGCTGCTGCTAGAAGAAAGAGAGGATCTTGAATGGAAAGATGGAGATCTCCTTGTTAATAAGCCATTTGGTGAGACTTTAGACATATTATCTGCTCCGCCGAGTGATAACCGACGGGAAGGACCGTTGCTGAAACTCTTCCCTTCAGTAGGCGGTCGACTAGAGCCACTTGGTGGCCCTCGCAGTCCATCTTCCAAAACTTTCAGGCGCAACTGGTATTTTTCCTGAGTTTATGAAGAACTAACAAGTTTAGCCTGTCTGAACAATTCCCTTAACAAGTTTTAGCTCACACTGAATTAAAACAGAAAGGCTTGCAAACCTTTAGTTGAGCTTCAGACCGTGCTGTTCGTTCTGCAACAGCAAGCTTATCACGAAGCTGTTGCATTTCACCCTGCAGAAACAAAAAAAAAAGGTAATTACAGGTCACCACATATGATTTCGATAAAAGAGCCAGCAGGCAAAAACGTTTAACTTCACCAAGAACAAGCATATGCCTGCACCTAAGCAAGCAATGCACATCAATAACAGAAAGGCGTAAATAAATCCTACTAGGCTCACCTGCATGAATCTGCGCTCTTCAAGCCACTGTTTAACTGGCATCACTTTATCATTAGAATCTTTCCACTCATTTGCTACCACCACAGCAACCCTGTTTGCTGTAACTTTCGCACGAGCAAGTTCACGGTCAAGTGTTTTTCTTTCGTCCTGACAAAATCATGAACATAACTAGGTATCAGCCAATTAATATTTGATGgcaaaggaaacaatttaagggtAGTTTGTTACATTCATCTCCTGCACTTTGCGCTGGTAATCTCTAACAGCATTGGCAGCTGCACCACCTGCAAGAACAGACTCTTCCAGCTCCCTCACAGTTTGACTAAGCTTTTCAACTTCTGCAACCTTTTGGCGATGCAACTTATCCAATATCTTATTTTCTTCCTGCAATGCATAGAGTAAACAATTCAGCATTTTCATAGCTCTATTACTATGTTGAAAGTTGTTTACTCCAGATGACCAAGAATACACTACATGCACCCACATACATGACAGATCTCAATTTGCTTCATCAAATCTTGGTTCTTGTTTTGCAAGTCATCAACCATAGCAGCTTTTGCCATTGCTATTTGCACAGTCCTTTCTGCTTCCAGTAGTGCTGCCTCTTTTTGTTTTGTTAGTCGATCCAAGGCTCTATTATCCTCCTGGAGCTTTGCAATCTGAAATCAACCAAGTCAATTTCATAGTTTATCATCTCTTTTGATCATAGTGAATACATGACTACTGGAAAGTTGCAATTCGATACTCCCTCCATATCACAAATAAGTGACATTTTGGACGTTGACACGGCCTTCAGATGTAACTTTGTCCACTAACTTCTATTGTAATATATGTATAAAAGACAAGAAAAATATACTGCTCTAGAAATACACATGATTTTCAAATCTTCAATATGAATAATTAAAATGATATTCACAGTCAAAGTTCAAAATAAATTACTGGAGACATGTCCAAAACGTCACTTATTTGTGATATGGAGAGAGTACCATCTAGGTGCATTGGAGGATGAAGATTGCAGGCTGTTAGGGAGACATTATAAATTCATGACAAACACAAAAATAGAAGGGGGGATATATGAAAAGTAAAAGTAGAACCTCTTGCCGAGATAGCTTTAGCTCTGCTTCAAGTGGAGCAAGAATGGCTTCAATTGGTGGCATGTCATCATCCTTTTGAGCTGCATGCACTCTTCGCAAAGTAGCTTCTGCCGCAAACTGAGCAGCCATTGCAGCCTTTTTCTCGTCATTTATCTTCTTGACTTCTAGATTCTACAAGTTTTGTTCTCTATATTAATGCACAATCAAAAGACAGAGAAGAGCAACAGATAGACATAAATCATAAGACAGTACTTTGTTATCTAGGTGATATTCTGTCAACTTGAGCTTCTCGTCCATCCTCTCCAGCTCATCTGTAAGCTGCCACACAAGATTACAATCATGTTAATCAGAGAAAGTAGGTAATCATCGTCAGGTTTATGGTTAATAACAAAATAATAAGTATCAACAAGTAATTCAGCGTTGTAACTTATGAACTTACACGAAACAGAAAAAATATTCAGTATAATATGAGCTGCAACAACTTATACTCAAACTTGTTTTTTAATTCATAGTTCTttagcattgttgaggaaatcgttaactggtagctactCGGTTGGCTTGCGAgcaggggattaataggctaatcggcaagttaatcgaccATTTAATCAATTAACCGGACGATTTTTTTGTTTATCGGCTACTCGGCGACCCTAGGAGTAGGGGTTAATcgacaagttaactggttaatcgggcGAATTCTTGAACAGGGTTCTTTAGTCAGAGGATTTCAAGCCCTAAGTTTCAATCCATAATGATAAGTTGATAACAAACAAGTAAAATTCAATATAGGTATACACAAGCATTTTAAGTTCTTCGGCGACAATTTATATAAAAACTCATTGTCCACCAAAAAGTATTCAATCATAGATAGTGATTCACATAATATAAAAGGACTACTGGTGCATTACGGTCATCGAATGGTCAAGAAAATGAAAATAATAATCAATAGCACATCGTAAATATTTTGTATTTCAAAGTTTGTTCACATGAAAGCAGGATATAGTATGCCAATGCACAAATACATAAGCTCCTCTACCTTATCTATGGACCATGGAATGCGTTGAAACCCAAGAGTTGAAGAAAGCGGTATTATGCAAGTGCAACTCAAGAACTTAATTCATGAAAATTCATGCTACCATATTTGACCAATTAACTCTTGATACCAAAAAAATACTGATAAAAGAATAACAGAGAGCGAAAGTAAGCTATAAGCATTCAGTAACCCAGTCATAGTAATCCTAAGAGTTGGCAACAACAAGAGCCATTATGTCACAAGAAAAGAAAAGCCAGGCACCTCCTATACAACAGTTTGGCACCATAAGTCCCCGGTTAGCAGAATGATTTCATTGTTGTTGAGCATCTAAACCCATTCAATCCTTGCAAATCTAAAAATCTAGTTTGATAACCTAGCACACAGTATATCGAAATGAACCAGATTCAGTGACAGCAAACGCAGCAAGAGCCATGAGATTAGCATATACTGAAGTGCTCATTATAAATAAATACAAGACCAGCAAAAAAACAAACAGCTTTATCTTTCTACTACAGGTGCTTCCAGCATTGCTTAAGAATGCAGTCATAGAAATTTGGTAGAGTTGGGCACCAAAATACCACCAGTACAGCCCAGAAAAATACAAGGGCACAGGACCACTAAAAAAATTGAAGCATGAAAAACAAATGGCTATATTCCATTGCTAAGAACAAAATTAAAGATGACTGTAGAAACACAAACACCTCCTATACGACAGTTGACAGCATAGGTCCCCACTTAGCAAAATGACTTCATTGCTGCTGAACATCTAAACCCATCGTTGCAAAACTAAAATTTTGGTTTGATAATCTAGCATTCAGTGGGCCGAAATGGACCATAATGCAATGACAGTACAAGGTACCTCAACACCGCAACAAGAGGCTAGGGCGATGCAATTAGCATACTGAAGTGCCCATTCTAACTAATAACCTAACCAAATTTGGCACTTCCCCGCAATCCCTGACATCAATTCCAGCCTAAAATAGTAGATTCCACACCTCCGTACCACAAAATCTCAAGAGCAATCGGCAATTACCTCCTCCACGGCCTTCTCGCGCGCCCTCTCGGACAGCCGCAGCGTGCGTATCTCCGTgtgcgcctccccgagctcccgcTCCTTGTCTAGCACCACAAACCAGCAAAACAGTCAGACCCCTCCCCACGCCGAACCCCCATTGAAAACACCAGAGCGAAACAGCAGGGGCAGATCAGCTCACCCCTGAGCTCGTTCTCGAGGCGGGTGAGCTCGACCCGGACGGGATCCGAGCCGTGCATGAGCGCCATGAGCTCGTCGGCGTCGAGGCTGGCCCGCACCGTGCCCCTCCGCCGCGAGAAGCCCCTGGGCGCCGCCGCAttcccctcctcgccgccgtcggccATCTCAGATCTGAGCCCCGGCGGGCCGCCCCGGCATGCAAGGTCCGCCGCGCCCCCCGCGTCGGAGGGAGCCCTTAAGCGGCGAGCTCGGGGAGCGCCCCTGTCGCGCGCCGAGATCGGGGAAACCCTAGCTGAGCTCCGGCGCTTGCTCCTCCTTCCCACCGCGTCACTGTGCGTGTGCTGCGCTGTGTGTCTCGCTTTTAGTAGTTGCGGTTGTCTTGCTCTTAAGTGGCGCGTTTAAAAAACTCgggagaggggaggggaggagctTTTTGGATTATCTTAGTAATAAGCGTGTGGGGTTTTGAGAGCGATTAGTGGCATGTTTTCTTTTTCATGGAGGAAGATTAGGGTGGTTCACAATGCTATTTATAGAGAGAGAAGGTTACTGTTCACAGTTTTGTCATTACAAATTTATTTATTTACTACTAGCACATATgcacgtgcgttgcaacaggagacaTCATTGACATCGTCACTGAAATATCCGTCAACACGGCACAACAACATTGGAACTGTGCCCGGTCAGACGGAGAGACGCACACTGAGGTCTAGTAAAAATTTCATATCTGTAGTATGTAAGAAGCATGCTACATACTTCTGATATGGTTTCTTGTACGATGATTTTGATCTTAAAGAGCCTAATTTTCAATTTTTCATATCAATGCATTATTTGTAAGTTGAAGCAATGTTTAGAATTTGCACGAAGTCGTGAAAAAAATCTCAATAGAAGGATTCTATTAAATGTGTTTTAGGCCATCTTTGCATACACTTGAATATTAATAAAAAGATTGCCTATGTTCACTACAGTACTACACCACGGCAAAGCTTAGGTGACACACTTCTGCGGGCAAAGATCTACTAATCTTCACAAAATAACAGTCAACGTGGCTTTTAATTTTTGTCGTCTGAGCGAAACGATTCTCGTTGCATACAACTTGA
This genomic window contains:
- the LOC123156520 gene encoding microtubule-associated protein 70-3, whose protein sequence is MADGGEEGNAAAPRGFSRRRGTVRASLDADELMALMHGSDPVRVELTRLENELRDKERELGEAHTEIRTLRLSERAREKAVEELTDELERMDEKLKLTEYHLDNKNLEVKKINDEKKAAMAAQFAAEATLRRVHAAQKDDDMPPIEAILAPLEAELKLSRQEIAKLQEDNRALDRLTKQKEAALLEAERTVQIAMAKAAMVDDLQNKNQDLMKQIEICHEENKILDKLHRQKVAEVEKLSQTVRELEESVLAGGAAANAVRDYQRKVQEMNDERKTLDRELARAKVTANRVAVVVANEWKDSNDKVMPVKQWLEERRFMQGEMQQLRDKLAVAERTARSEAQLKEKYQLRLKVLEDGLRGPPSGSSRPPTEGKSFSNGPSRRLSLGGADNMSKVSPNGLLTRRSPSFHSRSSLSSSSSLILKHAKGTSKSFDGGTRSLDRGKVHGNGSHLLNKSTDAVKDREANDGWKGTVDEGTTESPNSNADQRSNETTNSNSIEMVSGFLYNMLQKEVVSLRKACHEKDQSLKDKDDAIEMLAKKVDTLTKAMEVEAKKMRREVAAMEKEVAAMRVDKDQEIKARRLGNSKGSGSSQLLPGRSAPRSGLARNFQ